One genomic window of Cygnus olor isolate bCygOlo1 chromosome 3, bCygOlo1.pri.v2, whole genome shotgun sequence includes the following:
- the ORC3 gene encoding origin recognition complex subunit 3 isoform X1 — MSVGSVSKGCFVFKPSPKKRKVSQKTADYFREGNSDSEDSELRFATCQSLWKHVKLETEQIEEDLNTQLFDNLVSFLRRSHSEFQEKTAEWNCRMKSKEIPTAALVLGVNVTDHDLTFRSLSEVLQNRVTPYVALLQAKDCPGIKNLMQKLLGQLMNCYVDVDSSEEDDYVQTSHNRIRCSMTSLITWYESVTKKTDFETPSKKRTSSRHWQSPPVVVIFKDMESFTTKVLQDFIVISSQHIRELPLVLIFGIATSPMIIHSLLPHSVSSLLCIELFQSLSCKEHLSTIIDKVLLTTQFPLKLSEKVLQVLINIFLYHDFSVQNFIKGFQLCIVEHFYTQPLSVLCCHQGELKKRINSLSHNQCENIRRLPSFRRYVENQASEKQIALLTTDNFLKETVQRLLEDLNVYHENYFPVLRCLHVFTSSLPKYPLGKQIRELHCACLENRVWETEEYESFLQLARMLNKCDLVAMLQKCVEILMSSPGKEFDKTVEKLKEFLTQFQKLEVAEACQERDESVSSQKELQKKTDLYHLQKTLLELKESRRSKKLTKFEMLRFEVVDYIDSVVRNYLVPADHKTLHEIVYFNTASVLREHLNAAPRVALHTALNNPYSYLKSQALRSDGGSISNKAPDICIVYKLHLECGRLINLVDWLEAFSTVVTAVEGPNADAPSSDQVDDVIHARFIRAVSELELLGFIKPSKQKTDHVARLTWGGC, encoded by the exons ATGAGTGTGGGCTCCGTCTCcaag ggctgctttgtttttaaaccaagtCCCAAGAAGAGAAAGGTGTCTCAAAAAACAG CTGACTACTTCAGGGAAGGAAACAGTGATTCAGAGGATAGCGAGTTACGGTTTGCTACTTGTCAGTCATTATGGAAACACGTGAAATTGGAAACAGAG CAAATAGAGGAAGATTTGAATACGCAGTTATTTGATAACCTCGTGAGTTTTTTGAGGAGGTCTCATTCCGAGTTCCAAGAGAAGACAGCAGAATGGAATTGTCGGATGAAGTCCAAAGAAATCCCTACTGCAGCTCTTGTCTTAG GTGTAAATGTTACAGATCATGACTTGACTTTCAGAAGTCTCTCAGAAGTCCTTCAGAATAGAGTTACTCCTTATGTAGCCTTGCTGCAGGCCAAAGATTGCCCAG GCATAAAAAACCTAATGCAGAAGCTCTTGGGGCAGCTGATGAACTGCTATGTAGATGTGGACTCATCAGAGGAAGACGACTATGTACAGACTTCCCACAATAGAATACGTTGTTCAATGACTTCTCTAATCACCTGGTATGAAAGCGTAACAAAG aaaacagattttgagactccaagcaaaaaaagaacttcttccaGACACTGGCAGTCTCCTCCAGTTGTGGTTATCTTCAAAGATATGGAAAGTTTCACCACAAAAGTACTTCAAGACTTCATAGTTATCAGCAG TCAGCATATCCGTGAATTACCTCTAGTACTGATTTTTGGAATCGCTACATCTCCAATGATTATCCACAGCTTACTTCCTCActctgtttcctctctgctgtgcaTAGAGCTTTTCCAGTCCCTTTCCTGTAAGGAGCACCTGTCTACTATAATTGACAAG GTTCTTTTAACAACCCAGTTTCCACTTAAACTGAGTGAGAAAGTTCTGCAGGTTCTCATCAACATATTCTTGTACCATGATTTTTCTGTCCAGAATTTTATCAAAGGCTTTCAG ctctgcATTGTGGAGCACTTCTATACCCAGCCTCTTAGTGTACTGTGTTGCCATCAGGGAGAattaaagaagagaataaattcTTTATCACATAATCAGTGTGAAAACATTCGAAGGCTGCCCTCTTTTAGAAG GTACGTGGAAAATCAAGCATCAGAGAAGCAGATTGCACTGCTGACAACAGACAATTTCTTAAAG GAAACAGTACAGAGGTTGCTGGAGGATCTGAATGTTTaccatgaaaattattttccagttctgcGATGTCTTCATGTTTTCACATCTTCTCTCCCAAAGTATCCTTTGGGCAAGCAG ATCAGGGAGCTGCACTGTGCATGTTTGGAAAACCgtgtgtgggagacagaggagTATGAGTCATTTCTTCAGCTAGCAAG GATGTTGAATAAGTGTGATTTGGTAGCCATGCTTCAAAAATGTGTGGAAATTCTTATGTCATCTCCTGGAAAGGAGTTTGATAAGACAGTAGAGAAGTTGAAGGAGTTCTTGACCCAGTTTCAGAAACTAGAAG TAGCAGAAGCTTGCCAAGAACGAGATGAGTCCGTATCGTCACAAAAGGAGCTCCAGAAGAAGACAGACCTTTATCATCTTCAGAAG actttgtTGGAGTTGAAGGAATCAAGGCGGTCTAAGAAACTGACAAAGTTTGAAATGCTTCGTTTTGAAGTTGTTGACTATATAGACAGTGTTGTAAG aaattacCTTGTTCCTGCAGACCACAAGACGCTGCATGAGATAGTGTATTTCAACACAGCCAGTGTTCTTCGTGAGCACTTGAACGCTGCCCCACGGGTTGCACTTCACACAGCTCTGAATAACCCATACTCCTACCTGAAG AGTCAAGCTTTGAGAAGCGATGGAGGAAGCATTTCTAATAAAGCCCCTGACATATGCATAGTCTACAAGCTTCATTTGGAATGTGGCAGATTAATCAATCTCGTTGATTGGTTGGAG GCTTTCTCAACTGTGGTGACGGCAGTTGAGGGACCAAATGCAGATGCACCTTCCTCAGACCAGGTGGATGATGTTATCCA CGCTCGTTTTATTCGAGCAGTTTCTGAACTGGAACTCCTGGGTTTCATAAAGCCTAGCAAGCAGAAAACCGATCACGTGGCAAGGTTGACATGGGGAGGCTGTTAA
- the ORC3 gene encoding origin recognition complex subunit 3 isoform X2 yields MSVGSVSKGCFVFKPSPKKRKVSQKTADYFREGNSDSEDSELRFATCQSLWKHVKLETEQIEEDLNTQLFDNLVSFLRRSHSEFQEKTAEWNCRMKSKEIPTAALVLGVNVTDHDLTFRSLSEVLQNRVTPYVALLQAKDCPGIKNLMQKLLGQLMNCYVDVDSSEEDDYVQTSHNRIRCSMTSLITWYESVTKKTDFETPSKKRTSSRHWQSPPVVVIFKDMESFTTKVLQDFIVISSQHIRELPLVLIFGIATSPMIIHSLLPHSVSSLLCIELFQSLSCKEHLSTIIDKVLLTTQFPLKLSEKVLQVLINIFLYHDFSVQNFIKGFQLCIVEHFYTQPLSVLCCHQGELKKRINSLSHNQCENIRRLPSFRRYVENQASEKQIALLTTDNFLKETVQRLLEDLNVYHENYFPVLRCLHVFTSSLPKYPLGKQIRELHCACLENRVWETEEYESFLQLARMLNKCDLVAMLQKCVEILMSSPGKEFDKTVEKLKEFLTQFQKLEAEACQERDESVSSQKELQKKTDLYHLQKTLLELKESRRSKKLTKFEMLRFEVVDYIDSVVRNYLVPADHKTLHEIVYFNTASVLREHLNAAPRVALHTALNNPYSYLKSQALRSDGGSISNKAPDICIVYKLHLECGRLINLVDWLEAFSTVVTAVEGPNADAPSSDQVDDVIHARFIRAVSELELLGFIKPSKQKTDHVARLTWGGC; encoded by the exons ATGAGTGTGGGCTCCGTCTCcaag ggctgctttgtttttaaaccaagtCCCAAGAAGAGAAAGGTGTCTCAAAAAACAG CTGACTACTTCAGGGAAGGAAACAGTGATTCAGAGGATAGCGAGTTACGGTTTGCTACTTGTCAGTCATTATGGAAACACGTGAAATTGGAAACAGAG CAAATAGAGGAAGATTTGAATACGCAGTTATTTGATAACCTCGTGAGTTTTTTGAGGAGGTCTCATTCCGAGTTCCAAGAGAAGACAGCAGAATGGAATTGTCGGATGAAGTCCAAAGAAATCCCTACTGCAGCTCTTGTCTTAG GTGTAAATGTTACAGATCATGACTTGACTTTCAGAAGTCTCTCAGAAGTCCTTCAGAATAGAGTTACTCCTTATGTAGCCTTGCTGCAGGCCAAAGATTGCCCAG GCATAAAAAACCTAATGCAGAAGCTCTTGGGGCAGCTGATGAACTGCTATGTAGATGTGGACTCATCAGAGGAAGACGACTATGTACAGACTTCCCACAATAGAATACGTTGTTCAATGACTTCTCTAATCACCTGGTATGAAAGCGTAACAAAG aaaacagattttgagactccaagcaaaaaaagaacttcttccaGACACTGGCAGTCTCCTCCAGTTGTGGTTATCTTCAAAGATATGGAAAGTTTCACCACAAAAGTACTTCAAGACTTCATAGTTATCAGCAG TCAGCATATCCGTGAATTACCTCTAGTACTGATTTTTGGAATCGCTACATCTCCAATGATTATCCACAGCTTACTTCCTCActctgtttcctctctgctgtgcaTAGAGCTTTTCCAGTCCCTTTCCTGTAAGGAGCACCTGTCTACTATAATTGACAAG GTTCTTTTAACAACCCAGTTTCCACTTAAACTGAGTGAGAAAGTTCTGCAGGTTCTCATCAACATATTCTTGTACCATGATTTTTCTGTCCAGAATTTTATCAAAGGCTTTCAG ctctgcATTGTGGAGCACTTCTATACCCAGCCTCTTAGTGTACTGTGTTGCCATCAGGGAGAattaaagaagagaataaattcTTTATCACATAATCAGTGTGAAAACATTCGAAGGCTGCCCTCTTTTAGAAG GTACGTGGAAAATCAAGCATCAGAGAAGCAGATTGCACTGCTGACAACAGACAATTTCTTAAAG GAAACAGTACAGAGGTTGCTGGAGGATCTGAATGTTTaccatgaaaattattttccagttctgcGATGTCTTCATGTTTTCACATCTTCTCTCCCAAAGTATCCTTTGGGCAAGCAG ATCAGGGAGCTGCACTGTGCATGTTTGGAAAACCgtgtgtgggagacagaggagTATGAGTCATTTCTTCAGCTAGCAAG GATGTTGAATAAGTGTGATTTGGTAGCCATGCTTCAAAAATGTGTGGAAATTCTTATGTCATCTCCTGGAAAGGAGTTTGATAAGACAGTAGAGAAGTTGAAGGAGTTCTTGACCCAGTTTCAGAAACTAGAAG CAGAAGCTTGCCAAGAACGAGATGAGTCCGTATCGTCACAAAAGGAGCTCCAGAAGAAGACAGACCTTTATCATCTTCAGAAG actttgtTGGAGTTGAAGGAATCAAGGCGGTCTAAGAAACTGACAAAGTTTGAAATGCTTCGTTTTGAAGTTGTTGACTATATAGACAGTGTTGTAAG aaattacCTTGTTCCTGCAGACCACAAGACGCTGCATGAGATAGTGTATTTCAACACAGCCAGTGTTCTTCGTGAGCACTTGAACGCTGCCCCACGGGTTGCACTTCACACAGCTCTGAATAACCCATACTCCTACCTGAAG AGTCAAGCTTTGAGAAGCGATGGAGGAAGCATTTCTAATAAAGCCCCTGACATATGCATAGTCTACAAGCTTCATTTGGAATGTGGCAGATTAATCAATCTCGTTGATTGGTTGGAG GCTTTCTCAACTGTGGTGACGGCAGTTGAGGGACCAAATGCAGATGCACCTTCCTCAGACCAGGTGGATGATGTTATCCA CGCTCGTTTTATTCGAGCAGTTTCTGAACTGGAACTCCTGGGTTTCATAAAGCCTAGCAAGCAGAAAACCGATCACGTGGCAAGGTTGACATGGGGAGGCTGTTAA
- the ORC3 gene encoding origin recognition complex subunit 3 isoform X3 encodes MKSKEIPTAALVLGVNVTDHDLTFRSLSEVLQNRVTPYVALLQAKDCPGIKNLMQKLLGQLMNCYVDVDSSEEDDYVQTSHNRIRCSMTSLITWYESVTKKTDFETPSKKRTSSRHWQSPPVVVIFKDMESFTTKVLQDFIVISSQHIRELPLVLIFGIATSPMIIHSLLPHSVSSLLCIELFQSLSCKEHLSTIIDKVLLTTQFPLKLSEKVLQVLINIFLYHDFSVQNFIKGFQLCIVEHFYTQPLSVLCCHQGELKKRINSLSHNQCENIRRLPSFRRYVENQASEKQIALLTTDNFLKETVQRLLEDLNVYHENYFPVLRCLHVFTSSLPKYPLGKQIRELHCACLENRVWETEEYESFLQLARMLNKCDLVAMLQKCVEILMSSPGKEFDKTVEKLKEFLTQFQKLEVAEACQERDESVSSQKELQKKTDLYHLQKTLLELKESRRSKKLTKFEMLRFEVVDYIDSVVRNYLVPADHKTLHEIVYFNTASVLREHLNAAPRVALHTALNNPYSYLKSQALRSDGGSISNKAPDICIVYKLHLECGRLINLVDWLEAFSTVVTAVEGPNADAPSSDQVDDVIHARFIRAVSELELLGFIKPSKQKTDHVARLTWGGC; translated from the exons ATGAAGTCCAAAGAAATCCCTACTGCAGCTCTTGTCTTAG GTGTAAATGTTACAGATCATGACTTGACTTTCAGAAGTCTCTCAGAAGTCCTTCAGAATAGAGTTACTCCTTATGTAGCCTTGCTGCAGGCCAAAGATTGCCCAG GCATAAAAAACCTAATGCAGAAGCTCTTGGGGCAGCTGATGAACTGCTATGTAGATGTGGACTCATCAGAGGAAGACGACTATGTACAGACTTCCCACAATAGAATACGTTGTTCAATGACTTCTCTAATCACCTGGTATGAAAGCGTAACAAAG aaaacagattttgagactccaagcaaaaaaagaacttcttccaGACACTGGCAGTCTCCTCCAGTTGTGGTTATCTTCAAAGATATGGAAAGTTTCACCACAAAAGTACTTCAAGACTTCATAGTTATCAGCAG TCAGCATATCCGTGAATTACCTCTAGTACTGATTTTTGGAATCGCTACATCTCCAATGATTATCCACAGCTTACTTCCTCActctgtttcctctctgctgtgcaTAGAGCTTTTCCAGTCCCTTTCCTGTAAGGAGCACCTGTCTACTATAATTGACAAG GTTCTTTTAACAACCCAGTTTCCACTTAAACTGAGTGAGAAAGTTCTGCAGGTTCTCATCAACATATTCTTGTACCATGATTTTTCTGTCCAGAATTTTATCAAAGGCTTTCAG ctctgcATTGTGGAGCACTTCTATACCCAGCCTCTTAGTGTACTGTGTTGCCATCAGGGAGAattaaagaagagaataaattcTTTATCACATAATCAGTGTGAAAACATTCGAAGGCTGCCCTCTTTTAGAAG GTACGTGGAAAATCAAGCATCAGAGAAGCAGATTGCACTGCTGACAACAGACAATTTCTTAAAG GAAACAGTACAGAGGTTGCTGGAGGATCTGAATGTTTaccatgaaaattattttccagttctgcGATGTCTTCATGTTTTCACATCTTCTCTCCCAAAGTATCCTTTGGGCAAGCAG ATCAGGGAGCTGCACTGTGCATGTTTGGAAAACCgtgtgtgggagacagaggagTATGAGTCATTTCTTCAGCTAGCAAG GATGTTGAATAAGTGTGATTTGGTAGCCATGCTTCAAAAATGTGTGGAAATTCTTATGTCATCTCCTGGAAAGGAGTTTGATAAGACAGTAGAGAAGTTGAAGGAGTTCTTGACCCAGTTTCAGAAACTAGAAG TAGCAGAAGCTTGCCAAGAACGAGATGAGTCCGTATCGTCACAAAAGGAGCTCCAGAAGAAGACAGACCTTTATCATCTTCAGAAG actttgtTGGAGTTGAAGGAATCAAGGCGGTCTAAGAAACTGACAAAGTTTGAAATGCTTCGTTTTGAAGTTGTTGACTATATAGACAGTGTTGTAAG aaattacCTTGTTCCTGCAGACCACAAGACGCTGCATGAGATAGTGTATTTCAACACAGCCAGTGTTCTTCGTGAGCACTTGAACGCTGCCCCACGGGTTGCACTTCACACAGCTCTGAATAACCCATACTCCTACCTGAAG AGTCAAGCTTTGAGAAGCGATGGAGGAAGCATTTCTAATAAAGCCCCTGACATATGCATAGTCTACAAGCTTCATTTGGAATGTGGCAGATTAATCAATCTCGTTGATTGGTTGGAG GCTTTCTCAACTGTGGTGACGGCAGTTGAGGGACCAAATGCAGATGCACCTTCCTCAGACCAGGTGGATGATGTTATCCA CGCTCGTTTTATTCGAGCAGTTTCTGAACTGGAACTCCTGGGTTTCATAAAGCCTAGCAAGCAGAAAACCGATCACGTGGCAAGGTTGACATGGGGAGGCTGTTAA